The Oxyura jamaicensis isolate SHBP4307 breed ruddy duck chromosome 5 unlocalized genomic scaffold, BPBGC_Ojam_1.0 oxy5_random_OJ106513, whole genome shotgun sequence genomic interval CAGATCTCTCTCGTAGCTTCCCCAGAGTCGGGGGAGAGCCCCCGGAGAAGAGCCCGTTTGCAGTGGGAGTCTTTGCGGCAGCGTTTTAGCAGGAGGATGAGGTGAGTGCTGGAACGGCTGGCTGtcatctccttccctcccagctccttgcatTAAGTGCTCTTTCTGCGTCCCCTGGCTCCGTAGCCTCGCGGGGAAGGACATCGTTAGCCAGGAACTTGTTCTCGTGACTTAGGGCCGTTGTGAGCCGCTTGCTGGCGGGGGATGCCGTGCTCCTCATccacctctgcctctcctttctGGGTCTAGGCACAAGATACAGAAGCAGAGACCGGGTACGGTCGTGTCAGGCAGATTTATCCAAGGCGATAGgctgagggaggaggaaggggccgTCGGCTCGCTCCCTGCCTCCGTTCTGGGGAGCGCTGTGCAGCTGTGTGCTCGAAGCTCCTCACTCCCGCACAGAGCGCCCCTGCTTTCCCTGGAGCCCGGTAGCTTGAGTGTCGCCTGCTGGCGTAGCTGGGACAGACCCGCACCCTCGGAGAGGATGTGACACGTCTGGTATTTAGACTCGGATCTTTTTCGCTCTGTTCTCTGAAACTGTGTGTGGAGACTCAGTGGCCTTGAAtccttagtgtttttttttttttttttggaagaggtGAAAAATAACCTGGGCTTTTTGTTGGTTTacttgtttctcattttttttggttgggtTTATGTGCTTGGAACAGAGCCCAGGTGTTCTGTCCAAGCGCACGGTTAGCAAATCGGTCTGTAACACAGCAGCCAGGCAAAATCGGGTGTCTGGGGTCTGGagaacagcaataaaatgtggAATTCAATTGGAAACTCTTACAGGAAACTGACTCTAACCACCCACTCTGTCCCCTGCGCTGCCTGGAAATCCAGCTCTGGCCCGAGCCTGAGAGCTTTTATGGGGTCATTTGTCCTgatttcccctttcccttccccactgACATCCACGTCTGTGTCAGAACAAGCCAAAATGCTTCTGGTGTGGGGGCAGCTTTTGCTCAGGCAGTTTGCAACCCCGGTGTCTCGTGCCCTGGGTGTGAGCAGCCTCTGTTCCTTGAGCGTGCTTCTCCTGGGGGtaggcaggagggctgcagcacccctgggcaggcagctcctggaaCACTGCACACGGCAGGCACGCAGTGGGGTGGTGGTGAGCCACACAAGCCAGTTTCCTTAGCTGGGGTGATACAGCTCCCTGCTTGGATCAATTTGTTGTGATTTCCAGGGCAGAGTTGGAGGGTGGCCAACTggctttccccctccccactcACCTTCCAAACCAAAGGGTCACAGCACAGAGAGGTTCAGACCCAACCCTGACGGTTTCTCCCACCAGCAGGGAGGGTGTCCTGACCGGAGCCGTGGGGGCAAACACCTCTCCTGCCTTGAGTCCCGCTGCCTGTAGGGCGTGTGCCAGTGTTGTAGGGGCTGCCTGTTTTGTCCCCGGgttgctgcagcccctctgctgcttcttagGCCCTGCAATCGCCCCCGCGAGAGGAGCGGAGCAGGCAGAGCCTTGCACAGAACACTAAAGGGAGAGCTTGGGGTTTTGTTCTCCGAGATTGACACTAAAATGCTTCTGGGCCACCAGCTTGCTCCCCGGTGGTGCTGCAACACGCAGCACGTGGCTGGGAGGCGAGGGAGCCTGCCTCGGCCTGcgcctgcccctgctgccctgagcagagcagtgcagtTGGGTCAGCAGCTGCGGGACCCAGCAGCTTGCTTGCCTCCCACCTCATTCCTGGCCTCGAGACCTCTGATCCCTGCCTCGCCCTCCCATGCGCCCCCTCATagcttccctttttctttttctggtctCGGCGGGTTGCCTGCCTGTCCTCTAACCACAGCCTGCTcgccctgctgcaggagagacTGGTGTAACTCCtttcctctgcccttccctgccctaCAACTGacacagccctcctgctgccccttcccacGGCGTCTCTCCTTCACTCGCATGCAGTTTGCTTCAATAAATTATTGTAGTAGTTTGCAATAAactctttttgtattttcccctgtatttatttattattttttctcctcctccccctgaggGAAGCCAGGGCCTTTCTCCTGCAGGCGTGCGGTGGGgtgggctgcgggcagggggctcGGCAGCGCTTTTTGCAGTAGCCACCAGGTGGCACCGGTGCTGCTGGGCTAacccgggggggctggggcttgCCCCCCATCCCTGCTAGCCCCCATGTCCCCCCTGGTAGCCCTGAGCCTCTCCCCGGTAGCCCCAAGCCAGGGCAGGGCTCATCGTGGTGCGGTTGTAAAGGGAAGCTGCTTTTCAACTCCCATTTTCTCTTAAGCTGGGTAACACGTaaccaaaataaacatcttgaggaaaaagcaaataaacccCAAGAGGGCTGGTTTTTGTGTGGTGCTtgtgtttgggggggggaaatcaAGGGCCTCGTCTGTGGCTCTGCTTCAGGGCAGGCCCCTGCAGGGAATGGTGGCTGGGTTTGGGGGGCATGCAGCGAGAAGAGGGCACCAGGCAGGGCCCTGAAGCCCCGAGGGGTTTGGGGTGAATAGCACCCCATCCCACAGCCGGGGCtgggtgtccccgtgtcccctgtgccctgctcaggccccaggctgctgctgttgagCAACGTCCCGGCTTTGCTCGCCTCTTCCCGGCAGCGGTTTCCCGCGCTCTGGCCTGAGTAGGGGGAatggggccggggctgggggctcagccCGGCGCTCATTTCACTGcggggaggcaggagagggTCCGAGCCGGGGCTGGgagagcctcctgctgctgctgggcgaGACCGTTCCGGGCAACAGGCTTAGAGAGTGGCAAAGCGTGGGGGAATTAGGGAAATAATCTGTTGCTGTTGATCCCAGAGGCGGGAATTCGCAGCGTCGTGCCAGGCCCCAGGCACGGAAGAGGGGGAGAGCCGGGCCAGCGGACGCGTGAGCAGAGCTCCCGGCTGGAATGCACCAGCTCAGCACGGGATTGTCCTTCCTGGGCCAGGCGGGCGCCGCGCCGTGAGCCCGGGACGACCGCCTGGgccatggcagcagcagacacCCCCTCGGCCACCACCCTCCGGCGCCGCGACCTGTGCAGCCGCGGCATCCGCCTGGCCAGGAAGATGCGTGCGGACGTTGCCGACCTCCTGGACATCTACGTGAGTTCATCTCTGCCCGCGCCCCGAGGCTGCTGCCAGCGGGGTCTGGGTCTGACGCCGGGCGGCTGTGACGGGGCGCGGGGCCTCTGGCACGCGGCCGAGCCGCTGAGCTTTGGGACGAAATGCTGCCAACGCCTCCGCCTTGGGGTCTCAACACTGCGGATTGGTGCTGGGGTGAtcttctgcctttcagcagcTGCCCCCGTGCCCAAAATCATCACGGCtcggggtggcagcagggggctgctgaAGGTCCCTGTTTCTCCCGGCGCCGCTGAGCCCCGGCTGTGTTTTTCCCCGTGCAGGTGGAACGGCAGGGCCTGGACGCCTCGGTCAGCGTGGCGGCGGTGGAGGGGGTGCCGGCGGCAGCGGCGGAGCACTGGAGCGAGCAGACGGGGACGCAGCGGCTCCTGGACAACCTGGCGGCGTACCGGGCCTTCCGCGCGCTGCTGGCCCagatgctggaggagcagcGCGAGCAGCTGGGCGACGCCGACGCCGCGCTGGGCCGGGCGCTGGCGGCCGTCCTGCTGCAAGTCTCGGCCTTCGCCTACCACCtcgaggagctgctggagctggagagcCGCGGGCCCCCCGGTGACGAAGGGGACGggccccccgcgccccctcGCCTCAGCCTCTTCGAGCAGAAGCTGCggggcctgggggtgctgcGGGAGCTGGCCCAGTGGGCCGTGAGGTCCGTGAGGGACCTGCGGCAGctcgcccggcccggccccggcgctgGCTCAGCCCCTGGCCTGGCCGAGGGCCAGTGATGGCCACACGGGGTGTAGGGAGCCTGGGTTTGGTTAGGGTTTAGCAGGGGGGGTCCGTCCAGCAGGACTCCTTTCCCACCCCTGCCGAGGGCTGCTCACAGTCAcggggggttttggggtggggggcggACAGGGGGGAGCACGCCACTAACCCCAGAGCCCCCACGCTTTTGGTGCCGTTCCCTGGGGGCTCTTTTTCCCTGCAAGGGAAGCAGAGGCACGGGGAGGGAAGCCCTGGAAGGACAAGGCTCGGGATGAATCTGGCTCTGCGTTTTGGGTTTGCAGGGCCCAGAGGCTGTAATCCTTCGTGAGCAAGGACAGGGCTGGCCTGTGCCGTGAGACTTGCTTGGTTGCTGCCTCTGTTCATGGCTTGATGCTGCTTCACGAGGAGGGGAGCTGTGGTGGGGCTCTTATAGAGGCAAGGCGGGAGTAAAGGGATGTGAAAATAGCACCTGGTGAAAGGAATTGTAACCCTGTTTGCAAGACCCAAGGCTTTGTCCCCTTCAGGTGGttcatttccttccctgccGGCTGCTCCTGCCCAATTTGTGTTCTCTGTGCATTCAATTTCTGCTCTAACTGCAtggggagggggtggtgggggTTTGCGCAGGATGGCATTTCTCAACTGCTCCGACAATCCAGCAGAGAGCATCGGTTAACCGAGGGCTGACTTGGAAGACCCTCCACAAGGAGGCTGGTGCCTCCAGGCCACAATTAGGACTGGAGATGGCCTGGAGAAACGAACAGCCCCAACCTGCATCTCATACCCTGCGAAGGGAGCAGCCGGGAGGCTTCGCAGCTGCcttgggcttttatttttatttttatttttatttttttttttccttgatggcTGTgatggctgctggctgctgagcaAATAAAGTGCCTGGGAGATCTTCTGGGGAGCCGTGACTtcttggaggaggagggatggtAGGACCGAGCCTTGCCGGGCTCTCCGtgggctgccctgctcctgccccagccagcGCTTCTCTCCATGCCTGGGTGGCCTTGGGAG includes:
- the LOC118157406 gene encoding ciliary neurotrophic factor-like; protein product: MAAADTPSATTLRRRDLCSRGIRLARKMRADVADLLDIYVERQGLDASVSVAAVEGVPAAAAEHWSEQTGTQRLLDNLAAYRAFRALLAQMLEEQREQLGDADAALGRALAAVLLQVSAFAYHLEELLELESRGPPGDEGDGPPAPPRLSLFEQKLRGLGVLRELAQWAVRSVRDLRQLARPGPGAGSAPGLAEGQ